Proteins encoded in a region of the Anopheles aquasalis chromosome 2, idAnoAquaMG_Q_19, whole genome shotgun sequence genome:
- the LOC126578117 gene encoding VPS35 endosomal protein sorting factor-like, protein MSAQWICVRRRQDECRRYLDQFKVFDHPLKQSTITVLECRGTRTKVSMIANGAAAAAANSNSSLNPMAAAAATTTLSLDPLSLAFDGSDPLSQFAKQQETSLGKDPLSRMVAEMDDLTVATSSTPDPTAGGKPTKEPANLLEMDLIEPWAARRGAILNKYTTSEKLSIVTSFLTGGETIKPQTTMSEKVKYRLEQLDDFDEGSVRQMLDLSQQEYVVKIEQLNHELVQAWNQDQRVKALKIAIQCSKLLSDTSVIQFYPSKFVLITDILDIFGRLVYERLRTKAEYVRPGSREATSLPENFTPEMVPETAKETCQNWFYKIASIRELLPRLYVEIAILKCYSFLARDEFSQALGRLTKMIRGIGDPLVAIYARCYLCRVGMGLTLDRTYIRENLDDVLAVYHTIFNGGIRSEIARHRITLNVYISLYLPALDWILQGVTILTTDGQLDEILQRCTEKKNPALLLQSAMQSFRSDFIAGRACQLVQIIASTSEEGLSRAQLLRLLGSILSHTPPPTEQRAAVLTNAWKTISIMGSVEDYIQCAEMWAQYTSQHFGLREIDSFMGDILQHMTPNRAYEQHYHELQVIVDKIVSNTQDIHGVMALDNFLPLLDLFQKESVKLEVCKNILTSYRNASASDTAIINDPVVTNALMHIGRVLNDSVNALTGEDERRQISGLICHFVRKVDFGRDFEQQLAFYVEARSVLSNLDSALSTLIHSVNRLATSTRRIVRGQHTQKTGAFVKACVAYCFITIPSIIDVRTRMELYLQSGQVALLNVCLQQADSCFEAALNLIPEVPRMVEIDGKLQSTEGFLKTYVVNFLSTLVIVPDNPTQGVLYLLRLLLDVVPRYPFEPNSNTLSSIYLHVLDFLSVAAQEVYPYHIVNVISNDELYGSDPKFIAEVNELCCTVCDKLLHQLKELLDANAHRAQSQLALDLFLKIITGADLTVDKMFTLTYNLWNLAVKNRNVLDAKQLQSVLSYTEHLAEVTQIQTQHHCLVALLEKMKSRL, encoded by the exons ATGTCTGCACAATG GATCTGTGTTCGCCGCCGACAAGACGAGTGCCGCCGTTATCTCGACCAGTTCAAAGTGTTCGATCACCCTTTAAAGCAGTCCACAATCACG GTTCTGGAATGTCGCGGCACAAGGACCAAAGTCTCGATGATTGCGAATGGGGCAGCAGCCGCGGCCGCAAACAGTAACAGCAGTCTCAATCcgatggcggcagcagcagcaacgacaacgcTGTCGCTCGATCCACTCAGTCTAGCCTTCGATGGCTCGGATCCGTTAAGTCAGTTCGCAAAGCAGCAAGAAACGTCGCTGGGAAAGGACCCGTTGTCGCGAATGGTGGCAGAGATGGACGATCTTACGGTAGCGACTAGCTCCACCCCAGATCCCACTGCTGGTGGTAAGCCAACGAAGGAGCCGGCCAATTTACTCGAAATGGATCTAATCGAACCTTGGGCCGCACGCCGCGGTGCCATTCTGAACAAGTACACCACCTCCGAGAAGCTGTCGATCGTGACCAGCTTTCTGACGGGCGGTGAAACGATCAAGCCACAGACGACGATGTCGGAGAAGGTCAAATATCGACTGGAACAGTTGGATGACTTCGACGAGGGCAGCGTGCGGCAGATGCTCGACCTGTCGCAGCAGGAGTACGTGGTCAAGATCGAGCAACTGAACCACGAGCTAGTGCAAGCCTGGAATCAGGATCAACGCGTCAAGGCGCTGAAGATTGCGATCCAGTGCTCGAAGCTGCTGTCCGATACGTCCGTTATCCAGTTCTACCCGTCGAAGTTTGTCCTCATCACCGACATTCTCGACATCTTCGGTCGTCTCGTCTACGAGCGGTTGCGCACGAAAGCAGAATACGTGCGCCCGGGCTCGAGGGAAGCTACCTCGCTGCCCGAAAATTTCACCCCCGAGATGGTACCGGAAACGGCGAAAGAAACGTGCCAAAATTGGTTCTACAAGATTGCCTCGATCCGTGAGCTGCTGCCGCGCCTCTACGTCGAGATTGCCATTTTGAAGTGTTACAGTTTCTTGGCTCGCGACGAGTTCAGCCAGGCACTGGGCCGTCTAACGAAGATGATCCGTGGAATCGGTGATCCGTTGGTTGCCATTTACGCGCGGTGCTATCTGTGCCGTGTCGGCATGGGACTGACACTCGATCGCACCTACATTCGTGAAAATCTGGACGACGTTCTCGCGGTTTACCACACGATCTTCAACGGTGGCATTCGATCGGAGATCGCACGGCACCGCATCACGCTCAACGTTTACATTTCACTCTACCTGCCGGCGCTCGATTGGATCCTGCAGGGTGTCACCATTctcaccaccgatggccagcTGGACGAGATACTGCAGCGCTgcacggaaaagaaaaacccggcgctgctgctccaatcGGCAATGCAATCGTTTCGTTCGGACTTTATTGCCGGACGGGCCTGTCAGCTGGTGCAAATCATTGCTTCCACCTCGGAGGAGGGACTCTCAAGGGCTCAACTGCTGCGGTTGCTCGGTAGCATTCTAAGCCACACGCCTCCACCGACTGAGCAGAGGGCGGCAGTGCTGACAAACGCTTGGAagaccatcagcatcatgggGAGCGTCGAAGATTACATTCAGTGCGCGGAAATGTGGGCCCAATACACGAGTCAGCATTTTGGG CTGCGTGAGATCGACTCCTTTATGGGTGACATTCTGCAGCATATGACACCGAACCGTGCCTATGAGCAGCACTACCATGAGCTGCAGGTGATCGTGGATAAGATCGTCTCAAATACACAAGATATTCATGGCGTGATGGCATTG GATAATTTCCTTCCTCTGCTAGACCTCTTCCAAAAGGAATCCGTCAAGCTGGAGGTTTGCAAAAACATTCTCACAAGCTACCGTAATGCATCGGCCAGCGATACGGCGATCATTAACGATCCAGTCGTCACCAACGCACTGATGCACATCGGCCGGGTACTGAACGATTCCGTAAA CGCTCTTACCGGAGAGGACGAGCGGCGACAAATTAGCGGGCTGATTTGTCATTTCGTGCGGAAGGTAGACTTTGGACGTGATTTTGAGCAACAGTTGGCGTTCTACGTCGAGGCACGCTCCGTTCTTTCCAATCTAGATTCCGCCCTCTCCACACTCATACATTCCGTCAACCGGTTGGCAACGAGTACGCGCAGAATCGTGCGCGGTCAGCACACGCAAAAGACGGGTGCCTTCGTGAAAGCTTGCGTCGCGTACTGCTTTATTACGATCCCGTCCATAATCGACGTACGAACGCGCATGGAGCTGTACTTGCAGTCTGGCCAGGTTGCCCTATTGAACGTGTGCCTTCAGCAGGCCGATTCGTGTTTTGAAGCGGCCCTTAATCTCATTCCCGAAGTACCACGAATGGTGGAGATAGATGGAAAGCTGCAATCCACCGAAGGGTTCCTTAAGACGTACGTCGTTAACTTTCTCTCAACACTCGTGATCGTTCCG GATAACCCAACACAGGGTGTACTGTATCTCCTCCGGCTACTACTGGATGTCGTGCCTCGGTACCCCTTCGAGCCGAACTCGAACACCCTATCTAGCATTTACTTGCATGTACTGGACTTTCTCTCGGTGGCCGCACAGGAGGTGTACCCGTATCACATTGTCAACGTCATTTCCAATGATGAGCTGTACGGTTCCGATCCAAAGTTTATCGCCGAAGTGAACGAGCTGTGTTGCACCGTTTGCGACAAGTTGCTGCATCAGCTCAAGGAGCTACTCGATGCGAACGCTCATCGTGCCCAGTCACAGTTGGCATTGGATCTCTTCCTCAAGATCATTACCGGGGCTGATCTGACGGTGGACAAAATGTTCACCCTAACCTACAACCTCTGGAACCTGGCGGTCAAAAATAGGAACGTTCTCGATGCGAAGCAATTg caatcTGTGCTTTCGTACACCGAACACTTGGCGGAGGTCACGCAGATACAAACGCAACACCACTGTCTCGTAGCTTTgctggaaaaaatgaaatcaagaCTGTAA
- the LOC126578124 gene encoding abl interactor 2 isoform X2, translated as MSSRNMTIPSRPAPPPPQQQQQRNTTAPSRYTPTTDWDFCAFGTATGVSQQQQQQHGMKQKKPPPPRPPPPKVQPSQLAPIVPALKKPGQPQSINILSSLFGQKRSSNGSSANGKPNISAVQKSSSSSSSVPIKLLPPPAPLAPPPSSGNSRSGGSSSYGSFATSTGTGTTASSGDMQLITFDSPPSSPTFTQKSCSDCISVDSFSSDSNYSSPNGGNMSQAESGFEDDFVASAGGFNQPRSGSAGMAWGDLIDPFESNGSGRAVNYAPLPLTTAQVRAPLVNSKLQQSDFIDPLCNGRTVTSKIPTVSMPTIIKPPTVGSGSQKSTPQHAASTSQAAARANLASGGGVFAASKRPTAAAPPAVVDYFSTEVDSFDSLPSLPMPTIPPPPPPPVSSSSSSSSSGVVDTAEEPYGIALYNFEGETDEDLTLKVNEKIYLLRRITDEWYMGRDRRGLVGMFPVNYVEVKVPLSSDEPAQFTPAAPSATFSSSAATQQRSDAIKVRALYHFAAETPEDLTLREDDLVTVLYQITPEWLYGEVNGRRGQFPANFIEYVPPNLPTKATNGGV; from the exons ATGAGTAGCAG AAACATGACGATTCCGTCGagaccggcaccaccgccgccgcagcaacaacaacaacgcaacacaacCGCACCGTCTCGCTACACTCCGACGACCGACTGGGATTTCTGTGCCTTCGGAACGGCTACCGGTgtgtcacagcagcagcagcagcagcatggcatgaaacagaaaaagccaccaccgccgagaccgccgccaccgaaagTACAACCATCACAGCTTGCTCCGATTGTACCGGCACTTAAGAAGCCTGGCCAGCCACAATCGATAAACATTCTGTCCAGTCTGTTTGGCCAAAAGCGTTCCTCCAATGGCAGTTCAGCGAATGGCAAACCGAACATTAGCGCGGTGCAAAAAAGCAGTTCCAGCAGTTCCTCGGTTCCCATCAAACTGCTACCTCCACCGGCACCTCTAGCACCACCGCCAAGCAGCGGAAACAGTCGATCGGGTGGCAGTTCGTCGTACGGTTCCTTCGCGACTTCGACCGGTACGGGTACAACCGCAAGTTCCGGTGACATGCAGTTGATTACCTTCGACTCGCCGCCAAGTTCGCCGACATTCACCCAGAAATCGTGCAGCGATTGCATCAGCGTCGATAGCTTCAGTTCCGATTCCAACTATTCATCGCCGAACGGTGGCAATATGTCGCAGGCGGAAAGTGGCTTTGAAGATGATTTCGTTGCGTCCGCCGGTGGGTTTAATCAGCCCAGATCAGGTTCGGCGGGCATGGCATGGGGTGATTTGATTGATCCATTTGAATCGAATGGCAGCGGTCGAGCGGTAAACTATGCGCCACTCCCATTAACTACCGCGCAAGTACGGGCACCGTTGGTGAACAGCAAGCTGCAACAATCGGACTTTATTGATCCACTGTGCAATGGGCGCACCGTCACATCGAAGATCCCGACCGTGTCCATGCCAACCATTATTAAACCGCCAACAGTAGGCAGTGGAAGTCAAAAGTCCACTCCACAGCACGCCGCTTCCACATCGCAGGCAGCGGCGCGTGCTAACCTTGCCAGCGGTGGTGGGGTTTTCGCAGCTTCGAAAAGACCAACAGCTGCGGCGCCACCAGCCGTTGTCGATTACTTCAGCACGGAAGTGGACTCATTCGATTCGCTCCCTTCCCTCCCGATGCCgaccattccaccaccgcctccgccaccagtatcatcgtcgtcgtcgtcgtcgtcgtctggtgtTGTTGACACCGCCGAGGAACCATACGGTATTGCGTTGTACAATTTCGAGGGCGAAACGGACGAGGATCTTACGCTAAAG GTGAATGAAAAGATTTATCTGTTACGAAGGATAACCGACGAATGGTATATGGGTCGTGATCGGCGTGGCCTTGTAGGCATGTTCCCCGTGAACTACGTCGAGGTGAAGGTTCCACTTTCTTCCGACGAGCCGGCCCAGTTCACGCCGGCGGCGCCGAGTGCCACATTCTCTTCCTCCGCGGCTACGCAGCAGCGAAGTGACGCGATAAAGGTGCGGGCACTGTATCACTTTGCCGCCGAGACGCCCGAAGATCTTACACTCAGG GAAGACGATCTGGTGACGGTGCTGTATCAAATCACACCCGAATGGTTGTACGGGGAGGTGAACGGTCGCCGGGGTCAATTTCCGGCGAACTTTATCGAGTACGTGCCACCGAATTTGCCGACCAAGGCGACAAACGGTGGAGTGtga
- the LOC126578124 gene encoding abl interactor 2 isoform X1, which translates to MCDILAAISYGYGGYHHYERPRKRVKINMTIPSRPAPPPPQQQQQRNTTAPSRYTPTTDWDFCAFGTATGVSQQQQQQHGMKQKKPPPPRPPPPKVQPSQLAPIVPALKKPGQPQSINILSSLFGQKRSSNGSSANGKPNISAVQKSSSSSSSVPIKLLPPPAPLAPPPSSGNSRSGGSSSYGSFATSTGTGTTASSGDMQLITFDSPPSSPTFTQKSCSDCISVDSFSSDSNYSSPNGGNMSQAESGFEDDFVASAGGFNQPRSGSAGMAWGDLIDPFESNGSGRAVNYAPLPLTTAQVRAPLVNSKLQQSDFIDPLCNGRTVTSKIPTVSMPTIIKPPTVGSGSQKSTPQHAASTSQAAARANLASGGGVFAASKRPTAAAPPAVVDYFSTEVDSFDSLPSLPMPTIPPPPPPPVSSSSSSSSSGVVDTAEEPYGIALYNFEGETDEDLTLKVNEKIYLLRRITDEWYMGRDRRGLVGMFPVNYVEVKVPLSSDEPAQFTPAAPSATFSSSAATQQRSDAIKVRALYHFAAETPEDLTLREDDLVTVLYQITPEWLYGEVNGRRGQFPANFIEYVPPNLPTKATNGGV; encoded by the exons ATGTGTGATATACTAGCGGCCATCTCTTACGGCTATGGTGGCTATCATCACTACGAGCGACCTAGAAAGCGAGTTAAAAT AAACATGACGATTCCGTCGagaccggcaccaccgccgccgcagcaacaacaacaacgcaacacaacCGCACCGTCTCGCTACACTCCGACGACCGACTGGGATTTCTGTGCCTTCGGAACGGCTACCGGTgtgtcacagcagcagcagcagcagcatggcatgaaacagaaaaagccaccaccgccgagaccgccgccaccgaaagTACAACCATCACAGCTTGCTCCGATTGTACCGGCACTTAAGAAGCCTGGCCAGCCACAATCGATAAACATTCTGTCCAGTCTGTTTGGCCAAAAGCGTTCCTCCAATGGCAGTTCAGCGAATGGCAAACCGAACATTAGCGCGGTGCAAAAAAGCAGTTCCAGCAGTTCCTCGGTTCCCATCAAACTGCTACCTCCACCGGCACCTCTAGCACCACCGCCAAGCAGCGGAAACAGTCGATCGGGTGGCAGTTCGTCGTACGGTTCCTTCGCGACTTCGACCGGTACGGGTACAACCGCAAGTTCCGGTGACATGCAGTTGATTACCTTCGACTCGCCGCCAAGTTCGCCGACATTCACCCAGAAATCGTGCAGCGATTGCATCAGCGTCGATAGCTTCAGTTCCGATTCCAACTATTCATCGCCGAACGGTGGCAATATGTCGCAGGCGGAAAGTGGCTTTGAAGATGATTTCGTTGCGTCCGCCGGTGGGTTTAATCAGCCCAGATCAGGTTCGGCGGGCATGGCATGGGGTGATTTGATTGATCCATTTGAATCGAATGGCAGCGGTCGAGCGGTAAACTATGCGCCACTCCCATTAACTACCGCGCAAGTACGGGCACCGTTGGTGAACAGCAAGCTGCAACAATCGGACTTTATTGATCCACTGTGCAATGGGCGCACCGTCACATCGAAGATCCCGACCGTGTCCATGCCAACCATTATTAAACCGCCAACAGTAGGCAGTGGAAGTCAAAAGTCCACTCCACAGCACGCCGCTTCCACATCGCAGGCAGCGGCGCGTGCTAACCTTGCCAGCGGTGGTGGGGTTTTCGCAGCTTCGAAAAGACCAACAGCTGCGGCGCCACCAGCCGTTGTCGATTACTTCAGCACGGAAGTGGACTCATTCGATTCGCTCCCTTCCCTCCCGATGCCgaccattccaccaccgcctccgccaccagtatcatcgtcgtcgtcgtcgtcgtcgtctggtgtTGTTGACACCGCCGAGGAACCATACGGTATTGCGTTGTACAATTTCGAGGGCGAAACGGACGAGGATCTTACGCTAAAG GTGAATGAAAAGATTTATCTGTTACGAAGGATAACCGACGAATGGTATATGGGTCGTGATCGGCGTGGCCTTGTAGGCATGTTCCCCGTGAACTACGTCGAGGTGAAGGTTCCACTTTCTTCCGACGAGCCGGCCCAGTTCACGCCGGCGGCGCCGAGTGCCACATTCTCTTCCTCCGCGGCTACGCAGCAGCGAAGTGACGCGATAAAGGTGCGGGCACTGTATCACTTTGCCGCCGAGACGCCCGAAGATCTTACACTCAGG GAAGACGATCTGGTGACGGTGCTGTATCAAATCACACCCGAATGGTTGTACGGGGAGGTGAACGGTCGCCGGGGTCAATTTCCGGCGAACTTTATCGAGTACGTGCCACCGAATTTGCCGACCAAGGCGACAAACGGTGGAGTGtga
- the LOC126578124 gene encoding abl interactor 2 isoform X3 encodes MTIPSRPAPPPPQQQQQRNTTAPSRYTPTTDWDFCAFGTATGVSQQQQQQHGMKQKKPPPPRPPPPKVQPSQLAPIVPALKKPGQPQSINILSSLFGQKRSSNGSSANGKPNISAVQKSSSSSSSVPIKLLPPPAPLAPPPSSGNSRSGGSSSYGSFATSTGTGTTASSGDMQLITFDSPPSSPTFTQKSCSDCISVDSFSSDSNYSSPNGGNMSQAESGFEDDFVASAGGFNQPRSGSAGMAWGDLIDPFESNGSGRAVNYAPLPLTTAQVRAPLVNSKLQQSDFIDPLCNGRTVTSKIPTVSMPTIIKPPTVGSGSQKSTPQHAASTSQAAARANLASGGGVFAASKRPTAAAPPAVVDYFSTEVDSFDSLPSLPMPTIPPPPPPPVSSSSSSSSSGVVDTAEEPYGIALYNFEGETDEDLTLKVNEKIYLLRRITDEWYMGRDRRGLVGMFPVNYVEVKVPLSSDEPAQFTPAAPSATFSSSAATQQRSDAIKVRALYHFAAETPEDLTLREDDLVTVLYQITPEWLYGEVNGRRGQFPANFIEYVPPNLPTKATNGGV; translated from the exons ATGACGATTCCGTCGagaccggcaccaccgccgccgcagcaacaacaacaacgcaacacaacCGCACCGTCTCGCTACACTCCGACGACCGACTGGGATTTCTGTGCCTTCGGAACGGCTACCGGTgtgtcacagcagcagcagcagcagcatggcatgaaacagaaaaagccaccaccgccgagaccgccgccaccgaaagTACAACCATCACAGCTTGCTCCGATTGTACCGGCACTTAAGAAGCCTGGCCAGCCACAATCGATAAACATTCTGTCCAGTCTGTTTGGCCAAAAGCGTTCCTCCAATGGCAGTTCAGCGAATGGCAAACCGAACATTAGCGCGGTGCAAAAAAGCAGTTCCAGCAGTTCCTCGGTTCCCATCAAACTGCTACCTCCACCGGCACCTCTAGCACCACCGCCAAGCAGCGGAAACAGTCGATCGGGTGGCAGTTCGTCGTACGGTTCCTTCGCGACTTCGACCGGTACGGGTACAACCGCAAGTTCCGGTGACATGCAGTTGATTACCTTCGACTCGCCGCCAAGTTCGCCGACATTCACCCAGAAATCGTGCAGCGATTGCATCAGCGTCGATAGCTTCAGTTCCGATTCCAACTATTCATCGCCGAACGGTGGCAATATGTCGCAGGCGGAAAGTGGCTTTGAAGATGATTTCGTTGCGTCCGCCGGTGGGTTTAATCAGCCCAGATCAGGTTCGGCGGGCATGGCATGGGGTGATTTGATTGATCCATTTGAATCGAATGGCAGCGGTCGAGCGGTAAACTATGCGCCACTCCCATTAACTACCGCGCAAGTACGGGCACCGTTGGTGAACAGCAAGCTGCAACAATCGGACTTTATTGATCCACTGTGCAATGGGCGCACCGTCACATCGAAGATCCCGACCGTGTCCATGCCAACCATTATTAAACCGCCAACAGTAGGCAGTGGAAGTCAAAAGTCCACTCCACAGCACGCCGCTTCCACATCGCAGGCAGCGGCGCGTGCTAACCTTGCCAGCGGTGGTGGGGTTTTCGCAGCTTCGAAAAGACCAACAGCTGCGGCGCCACCAGCCGTTGTCGATTACTTCAGCACGGAAGTGGACTCATTCGATTCGCTCCCTTCCCTCCCGATGCCgaccattccaccaccgcctccgccaccagtatcatcgtcgtcgtcgtcgtcgtcgtctggtgtTGTTGACACCGCCGAGGAACCATACGGTATTGCGTTGTACAATTTCGAGGGCGAAACGGACGAGGATCTTACGCTAAAG GTGAATGAAAAGATTTATCTGTTACGAAGGATAACCGACGAATGGTATATGGGTCGTGATCGGCGTGGCCTTGTAGGCATGTTCCCCGTGAACTACGTCGAGGTGAAGGTTCCACTTTCTTCCGACGAGCCGGCCCAGTTCACGCCGGCGGCGCCGAGTGCCACATTCTCTTCCTCCGCGGCTACGCAGCAGCGAAGTGACGCGATAAAGGTGCGGGCACTGTATCACTTTGCCGCCGAGACGCCCGAAGATCTTACACTCAGG GAAGACGATCTGGTGACGGTGCTGTATCAAATCACACCCGAATGGTTGTACGGGGAGGTGAACGGTCGCCGGGGTCAATTTCCGGCGAACTTTATCGAGTACGTGCCACCGAATTTGCCGACCAAGGCGACAAACGGTGGAGTGtga
- the LOC126569194 gene encoding uncharacterized protein LOC126569194 isoform X2 — MPSSKTNNAKSGVRDDLSTESVEVLRERLNTMKRLIAERQNGTGSGGSSSSDLWNPHARASSCSTGIIDGNFLSVAFGGALIVILSVSVYAFYNLYHAVLKKFPSQHTEL, encoded by the exons ATGCCGTCGTCCAAAACGAACAACGCCAAGAGTGGCGTTCGCGATG ATCTGTCCACAGAGTCGGTTGAGGTGCTGCGTGAACGGTTAAACACCATGAAACGATTGATTGCCGAACGGCAGAACGGTACCGGCAGCGGCGGATCGTCTTCGTCCGATTTGTGGAACCCACATGCTCGAGCCTCCAGCTGCAGCACGGGCATTATCGATGGCAATTTTCTCAGCGTAGCATTCGGAGGGGCCTTGATCGTTATTCTCTCGGTTTCCGTCTATGCGTTCTACAACCTGTATCACGCGGTGCTCAAGAAGTTCCCTTCGCAGCACACGGAACTGTAA
- the LOC126569194 gene encoding uncharacterized protein LOC126569194 isoform X1, which translates to MPSSKTNNAKSGVRDEDLSTESVEVLRERLNTMKRLIAERQNGTGSGGSSSSDLWNPHARASSCSTGIIDGNFLSVAFGGALIVILSVSVYAFYNLYHAVLKKFPSQHTEL; encoded by the exons ATGCCGTCGTCCAAAACGAACAACGCCAAGAGTGGCGTTCGCGATG AAGATCTGTCCACAGAGTCGGTTGAGGTGCTGCGTGAACGGTTAAACACCATGAAACGATTGATTGCCGAACGGCAGAACGGTACCGGCAGCGGCGGATCGTCTTCGTCCGATTTGTGGAACCCACATGCTCGAGCCTCCAGCTGCAGCACGGGCATTATCGATGGCAATTTTCTCAGCGTAGCATTCGGAGGGGCCTTGATCGTTATTCTCTCGGTTTCCGTCTATGCGTTCTACAACCTGTATCACGCGGTGCTCAAGAAGTTCCCTTCGCAGCACACGGAACTGTAA